A single window of Rhodococcus jostii RHA1 DNA harbors:
- a CDS encoding putative protein N(5)-glutamine methyltransferase — MSVSLSPSLEFVLVTRLRAAGCVFAEDEARLIVSAARTSDELASMLDRRVAGVPLEHVLGWAEFCGLRIAVDPRVFVPRRRTAFLVEQAAALAGPHAVVADLCCGSGAVGAALAETGDGIELYAVDIDPAAVRCARRNVPDPGRVFEGDLYEPLPTALRGGIDVLVANAPYVPTDAIRLMPPEARFHEPRVSLDGGADGLDIQRRMTLGARDWLAPGGHLLIETSAGQAPLTAEAFADAGLITRVETSDEMDATVVVGANPR; from the coding sequence ATGTCAGTGTCTCTCTCACCGTCCCTCGAATTCGTTCTCGTCACGAGGCTTCGCGCCGCCGGCTGTGTGTTCGCCGAGGACGAGGCCCGTTTGATCGTCTCCGCGGCCCGCACGTCCGACGAACTCGCGTCGATGCTGGACCGCCGCGTCGCAGGCGTCCCCCTCGAACACGTCCTCGGCTGGGCCGAGTTCTGCGGGCTCAGGATCGCGGTCGATCCGCGGGTGTTCGTGCCACGTCGTCGTACCGCGTTCCTCGTCGAGCAGGCCGCCGCCCTCGCGGGCCCGCATGCTGTCGTGGCCGACCTGTGCTGTGGTTCGGGCGCGGTAGGTGCGGCGCTCGCCGAGACGGGCGACGGCATCGAGTTGTATGCGGTGGACATCGACCCCGCCGCCGTCCGCTGCGCGCGACGCAACGTCCCGGACCCCGGCCGGGTATTCGAGGGCGACCTGTACGAGCCGTTGCCCACCGCGCTGAGGGGAGGCATCGACGTCCTGGTGGCCAACGCCCCGTACGTGCCCACCGACGCGATCCGGTTGATGCCGCCGGAGGCCCGGTTCCACGAGCCGCGGGTCTCGCTCGACGGCGGCGCGGACGGGCTCGACATCCAGCGGCGAATGACCCTCGGGGCGCGCGACTGGCTCGCACCGGGCGGTCATCTCCTGATCGAGACCAGTGCGGGTCAGGCCCCGCTCACCGCGGAGGCGTTCGCGGACGCCGGGTTGATCACCCGAGTCGAGACGTCGGACGAGATGGACGCCACCGTCGTCGTCGGCGCCAACCCCAGGTGA
- a CDS encoding helix-turn-helix transcriptional regulator — translation MDDTPRSDVSAVSSLDEPVRRRVYDHVRAQATPVSRDDVAEALGLARSTSAFHLEKLADEGLLAVEFARRGGRSGPGAGRPAKLYRRSDREFSVHLPERAYALAGELFAQAIEDADATGASPRAALSARAHDFGRGLGADTGCTDDDLLAALATCGYEPRRSDGTLVLVNCPFHALARQHTDMVCGMNLALLSGLLDGAGCEDRRATLAPADGYCCVRIESEQPPARE, via the coding sequence ATGGACGACACTCCACGCTCGGACGTCTCGGCCGTCTCCTCCCTCGACGAGCCGGTGCGCAGGCGGGTGTACGACCACGTGCGCGCGCAGGCGACGCCGGTCAGCCGCGACGACGTCGCCGAGGCGCTGGGACTCGCCCGCTCGACGTCCGCGTTCCATCTCGAGAAGCTGGCCGACGAGGGGCTGCTGGCGGTCGAGTTCGCTCGGCGTGGGGGGCGCTCGGGTCCGGGCGCGGGGCGGCCCGCCAAGCTCTACCGACGGTCCGACCGTGAGTTCTCGGTACACCTGCCCGAGCGTGCGTACGCGCTCGCCGGCGAGTTGTTCGCCCAGGCTATCGAGGACGCGGACGCCACCGGCGCATCACCGCGGGCGGCCCTCTCCGCGCGTGCCCACGACTTCGGGCGCGGCCTCGGCGCCGACACGGGCTGCACGGACGACGACCTGCTCGCGGCGCTCGCGACGTGCGGTTACGAGCCGCGCCGTAGCGACGGCACCCTCGTCCTGGTCAACTGCCCGTTCCACGCGCTCGCCCGGCAGCACACGGACATGGTGTGCGGAATGAACCTCGCGCTGCTGTCCGGACTGCTCGACGGCGCGGGATGCGAGGATCGCCGCGCCACACTGGCACCCGCCGACGGGTACTGCTGCGTGCGGATCGAAAGTGAGCAGCCACCCGCACGTGAGTGA
- a CDS encoding DoxX family membrane protein, with product MATNTPHEVSHGSHTLADPGYQAFLVLRTVFTVAPILFGLDKFTNWLTDWPAYLAPWIDGILPGTAQQGMYAVGVIEVVAGILVAVAPRIGAWVVAAWLAGIIVNLVTLSGYYDVALRDFGLLAGAVALGLLAAEYGRPLRHPHG from the coding sequence ATGGCTACCAACACACCCCACGAGGTCAGCCACGGTTCGCACACCCTGGCCGACCCCGGCTATCAGGCCTTCCTCGTGCTGCGCACAGTCTTCACCGTGGCGCCCATCCTGTTCGGCCTGGACAAGTTCACGAACTGGCTCACCGACTGGCCCGCCTACCTGGCGCCGTGGATCGACGGCATCCTGCCGGGAACCGCGCAGCAGGGCATGTACGCCGTCGGCGTGATCGAAGTGGTCGCAGGAATCCTCGTCGCCGTCGCGCCGCGGATCGGCGCCTGGGTCGTCGCGGCCTGGCTGGCCGGAATCATCGTCAACCTGGTCACGCTGTCCGGGTACTACGACGTCGCACTGCGCGACTTCGGGTTGCTCGCCGGTGCCGTCGCTCTCGGCCTGCTCGCCGCGGAGTACGGGCGCCCGCTCCGTCACCCGCACGGCTGA
- a CDS encoding FUSC family protein produces the protein MPIPAPAPARSLLLGVPGQGRRWPGVVRAGVAACLPALAGVALGHSAVAATATVGAFAVVYGEGRAYRVRWRVVSIAAAVMVLLAGVGAAVGALVHGATAAGGSPLWGMALVLSMTVVVAVCAFVVDGLRLGAPGAFLPLLTVEISSALPALGVSVSEVTSWAAAGAASALLVSMSGLLARPRTPERAAVATAVAAVDAALADSPAPNARRDAVRSLHAAWQCLHDAALVGRDHPLTRTLRAAHLRCAAVVDGHDANHASDEDDLRPQVPLPRPSIRYRLARAAHLRGRSWTIVARLLVACPAAGLLALGLGVARPDWAVITAAMILHQGPDRVLGTYRGLHRFFGTVLGLALFAALATLDLSPAALVLVVALLMAGTEAFLVRNYGLAMVFITPLALVLGGLGTHVDLVAVTRDRLLETVLGVAVALLVLWTVLPGSYRRILRDADVQVAGTIGRLGDAREPAAVAELCRDLEFDLHSSTTAAITAAHTDPAWTRDRWPEHHHLHELGYRILTRHFGPRL, from the coding sequence GTGCCGATCCCTGCGCCGGCCCCGGCACGCTCGTTGCTTCTGGGGGTGCCGGGGCAGGGTCGGCGCTGGCCGGGAGTGGTCCGCGCCGGCGTGGCGGCGTGTCTGCCCGCGCTGGCGGGGGTAGCGCTCGGACACTCTGCGGTTGCCGCGACGGCGACTGTGGGAGCCTTCGCCGTCGTCTACGGCGAGGGCAGGGCGTACCGGGTGCGGTGGCGGGTGGTCTCGATCGCCGCCGCCGTGATGGTGCTCCTCGCCGGTGTCGGCGCCGCGGTCGGCGCGCTCGTTCACGGCGCGACCGCGGCGGGCGGTTCCCCGCTGTGGGGGATGGCGCTCGTCCTCTCGATGACCGTCGTGGTTGCCGTCTGCGCCTTCGTCGTCGACGGGTTGCGGCTCGGGGCGCCCGGTGCCTTCCTTCCACTGCTCACGGTGGAGATCTCGTCCGCGCTGCCCGCCCTCGGTGTCTCCGTTTCGGAGGTGACGTCCTGGGCGGCGGCCGGTGCGGCGTCGGCGTTGCTCGTGTCGATGTCGGGGCTGCTCGCGCGTCCACGCACCCCCGAGCGGGCCGCGGTCGCGACCGCGGTCGCCGCGGTCGACGCCGCACTCGCCGACTCGCCCGCACCGAATGCCCGCCGGGACGCGGTGCGGTCGCTGCACGCCGCCTGGCAGTGCCTCCACGACGCCGCCCTCGTCGGCCGCGATCATCCGCTCACCCGCACGTTGCGTGCGGCTCACCTGCGGTGCGCCGCCGTGGTCGACGGCCACGACGCGAACCACGCCTCCGACGAAGACGACCTGCGGCCGCAGGTCCCGCTGCCCAGGCCGTCGATCCGCTACCGGCTCGCGCGGGCGGCCCATCTCCGGGGCCGGTCCTGGACGATCGTCGCGCGACTGCTGGTCGCGTGCCCCGCTGCCGGTCTCCTGGCGCTGGGTCTCGGTGTCGCCCGCCCCGACTGGGCGGTGATCACCGCGGCGATGATCCTGCACCAGGGCCCGGACCGGGTGCTGGGGACGTACCGCGGGCTGCACCGGTTCTTCGGAACGGTGCTCGGACTCGCCCTGTTCGCAGCGCTGGCGACGCTCGACCTGTCGCCGGCCGCGCTGGTACTCGTCGTGGCGCTCCTGATGGCGGGGACGGAAGCCTTCCTCGTCCGCAATTACGGCCTGGCGATGGTGTTCATCACCCCACTCGCGTTGGTTCTCGGCGGTCTCGGAACGCACGTGGACCTCGTCGCGGTCACCCGGGACCGGCTTCTCGAGACCGTTCTCGGCGTGGCGGTGGCGCTCCTCGTGCTGTGGACCGTGCTTCCGGGTTCGTACCGGCGGATCCTGCGCGACGCGGACGTCCAGGTGGCCGGGACGATCGGGCGGCTCGGCGATGCGCGGGAACCGGCCGCCGTCGCGGAACTCTGCCGGGATCTCGAGTTCGATCTGCACAGTTCCACCACCGCCGCGATCACCGCCGCCCACACCGACCCGGCGTGGACCCGCGACCGGTGGCCCGAGCACCACCACCTCCACGAGCTCGGCTACCGAATTCTCACCCGGCACTTCGGACCTCGTCTTTAG
- the ggt gene encoding gamma-glutamyltransferase, with product MGPVTGIGTAIRASLAAALCVGMLAACASDEEPQSDPAATCADVPNGTPIAKAPPPPGPAPTTQNLATNPEIATVYRSGMVPVNTASYAVSTANPVSTQAACEVLRDGGTAADALIVAQTVLGLVEPQSSGIGGGAFLLYYDAGQKSVEAYDGREVAPMAATENYLRWISDTDRTEPKPDARASGRSIGVPGVVRMLELAHREHGRDEWRELFDPAISLADQGLEISPRMAGQIAESAPDLALDEPSKAYFLNPDGSPKPAGTKLTNPAMAKTLGAIAAGGADAFYTGAIAQGIVDATATASGGRTPGQMTLDDLANYQAKKRTALCTPYRDHEICGMPNPSSGGTAVAATLGILENFDLSEYGPTNLDDNGGKPTAEAVHLISEAERLAYADRDKYVADSDFVPLPGNSLDTLLNEDYLKQRADLIDPGKSMGTAQPGNFGPVPLGVQPQDKEHGTSHISIADQYGNVASMTTTVESAFGSFHMTDGFVLNNQLTDFSAQPVGPDGTPLANRVEPGKRPRSSMAPTLVFDRSSDGSLGDVQYVTGSPGGSVIIQFVVKTLVGMLDWGLNPQQAVSAVDFGAANTPVTGVGGEHPNINAVNDGADDPLIVQLRAMGHQVSVAPQSSGLSALQRQDSGWVGGADPRREGAVMGDGTG from the coding sequence ATGGGTCCTGTGACGGGAATCGGAACGGCAATTCGGGCCTCGTTGGCCGCGGCTCTCTGCGTCGGCATGCTGGCCGCGTGCGCGTCGGACGAGGAACCGCAGAGCGATCCGGCGGCCACGTGTGCGGACGTTCCCAACGGCACCCCGATCGCCAAGGCGCCGCCGCCCCCGGGCCCGGCGCCGACCACCCAGAACCTCGCGACCAACCCCGAGATCGCCACGGTGTACCGCTCCGGGATGGTGCCGGTGAACACGGCGTCGTACGCGGTCTCCACCGCCAATCCCGTGTCGACGCAGGCCGCCTGCGAGGTGTTGCGGGACGGGGGCACGGCCGCCGACGCGCTGATCGTGGCCCAGACCGTTCTCGGGCTCGTCGAACCGCAGTCCTCCGGAATCGGGGGCGGGGCGTTCCTGCTCTACTACGACGCCGGGCAGAAGAGCGTCGAGGCGTACGACGGCCGCGAGGTCGCGCCGATGGCGGCGACGGAGAATTACCTGCGCTGGATCAGCGACACCGACCGCACCGAGCCCAAGCCCGACGCCCGGGCGAGCGGGCGGTCCATCGGCGTTCCCGGGGTGGTGCGGATGCTCGAGCTGGCGCACCGCGAACACGGCCGGGACGAGTGGCGGGAACTGTTCGACCCGGCCATCTCGCTCGCGGACCAGGGACTCGAGATCAGCCCGCGGATGGCCGGGCAGATCGCCGAGTCCGCACCCGATCTGGCGCTCGACGAGCCGTCGAAGGCGTATTTCCTCAACCCGGACGGCAGCCCCAAGCCGGCGGGCACGAAGCTGACGAACCCGGCCATGGCCAAGACGCTCGGTGCGATCGCGGCGGGCGGTGCCGACGCCTTCTACACCGGGGCCATCGCCCAGGGCATCGTCGATGCGACGGCGACGGCGTCGGGCGGGCGCACCCCCGGACAGATGACGCTCGACGACCTCGCGAACTACCAGGCGAAGAAGCGCACGGCGCTGTGCACGCCGTATCGGGACCACGAGATCTGCGGCATGCCCAACCCGTCGTCCGGCGGGACGGCGGTCGCGGCGACGCTCGGCATCCTGGAGAACTTCGACCTGTCGGAGTACGGGCCCACGAACCTCGACGACAACGGCGGGAAGCCGACGGCGGAGGCCGTGCATCTCATCTCCGAGGCGGAACGACTGGCGTACGCCGACCGGGACAAGTACGTCGCGGACTCCGATTTCGTTCCGCTGCCGGGCAATTCCCTCGACACGCTGCTGAACGAGGACTACCTGAAGCAGCGGGCCGACCTCATCGACCCCGGCAAGAGCATGGGCACCGCGCAACCCGGAAACTTCGGTCCGGTCCCGCTCGGTGTGCAGCCGCAGGACAAGGAACACGGCACCAGCCACATCTCGATCGCCGACCAGTACGGCAACGTCGCGTCGATGACGACGACGGTGGAATCGGCTTTCGGCTCGTTCCACATGACGGACGGCTTCGTTCTCAACAATCAGCTCACCGACTTCTCGGCCCAGCCCGTCGGGCCGGACGGGACGCCGCTCGCCAACCGCGTCGAACCGGGTAAGCGGCCCCGCAGTTCGATGGCGCCGACGCTCGTCTTCGACCGCAGCAGCGACGGGTCGCTGGGGGACGTCCAGTACGTGACGGGGTCGCCGGGCGGTTCGGTGATCATCCAGTTCGTCGTGAAAACGCTCGTGGGAATGCTGGATTGGGGTCTGAACCCGCAGCAGGCGGTGTCGGCGGTCGACTTCGGGGCCGCCAACACCCCGGTCACCGGCGTCGGCGGGGAGCATCCGAACATCAACGCGGTCAACGACGGCGCCGACGACCCGTTGATCGTGCAGTTGCGGGCGATGGGTCACCAGGTGTCGGTCGCACCGCAGTCCAGTGGGCTCAGTGCGCTGCAGCGTCAGGACTCGGGGTGGGTCGGCGGCGCGGACCCACGACGGGAGGGCGCGGTGATGGGTGACGGTACGGGTTAA
- a CDS encoding LLM class flavin-dependent oxidoreductase, translating to MELGLTTFAEVGSGGSGVVSPRQRLKDLLEEVVLAEQVGLDVYGVGEHHRADFAASAPAVVLSAAAARTSRIALTSAVTVLSSDDPVRVFEEFATLDLISDGRAEVMAGRGSFTESFPLFGYDLADYDELFVEKLGLLLALRDSETVNWSGRHRAALTDQSVYPRPERPLPIWVGVGGNPESVARTGLLGLPMAFAIIGGQPARFAPLADLHRRAVSEGGHEPQPIAVHAHGYVADTEDRAVSEFYPSYAAAMTGLGRERGWAPMNPQAFDGLRGPGGSLVLGNPEQVAEKIVGMRDTLGIERFMLHPSVGPLPHDKVMRAIELLGTKVAPLVEQA from the coding sequence ATGGAACTCGGGTTGACGACGTTCGCGGAGGTCGGTTCCGGCGGGTCCGGGGTGGTGTCGCCGCGGCAGCGTCTGAAGGATCTGCTCGAAGAGGTCGTCCTGGCCGAGCAGGTCGGCCTCGACGTGTACGGCGTCGGTGAGCACCACCGCGCGGACTTCGCCGCGTCGGCACCCGCGGTCGTGCTGTCGGCCGCTGCCGCCCGGACGTCCCGCATCGCATTGACCAGTGCGGTCACCGTCCTGAGCTCCGACGACCCGGTACGGGTGTTCGAGGAATTCGCCACCCTCGACCTGATCTCCGACGGGCGCGCCGAGGTGATGGCCGGTCGCGGCTCGTTCACCGAATCGTTCCCGCTCTTCGGTTACGACCTGGCCGACTACGACGAGTTGTTCGTCGAGAAACTCGGCCTGCTACTCGCCCTCCGCGACTCGGAGACCGTGAACTGGTCGGGACGGCACCGGGCGGCGCTGACAGACCAGTCCGTCTACCCACGGCCCGAACGTCCCCTTCCCATCTGGGTCGGGGTGGGTGGCAATCCCGAGTCGGTGGCTCGCACCGGACTGCTCGGCCTGCCGATGGCGTTCGCGATCATCGGCGGACAACCCGCCCGATTCGCACCGCTGGCCGACCTGCACCGCCGTGCGGTGTCGGAGGGTGGGCACGAACCGCAGCCCATCGCCGTCCACGCGCACGGTTACGTCGCGGACACCGAGGACCGGGCGGTATCGGAGTTCTACCCGTCGTACGCCGCGGCCATGACCGGCCTCGGACGCGAACGCGGGTGGGCACCGATGAACCCGCAGGCATTCGACGGTCTGCGCGGACCCGGCGGTTCGCTCGTGCTCGGCAACCCCGAACAGGTGGCCGAGAAGATCGTCGGCATGCGCGACACCCTGGGCATCGAACGGTTCATGCTGCACCCCAGCGTCGGGCCGCTGCCCCACGACAAGGTGATGCGCGCGATCGAACTGCTCGGCACCAAGGTGGCCCCGCTCGTCGAACAGGCGTAA
- a CDS encoding glutamate--cysteine ligase, with product MLASDPRKVGVEEEFHLIDLKTRRLTTRAPELLARLPDDVYVDELQQCVVEVNSGVYADLDGLRSDLERHRRLLVDAAEDLGIGVAAAGSVPLALPAEMHVTGTQRYGRMLADYQVLAREQLICGTQVHVDLPDRDEAVQVAHRVAPHMPVLLALSASSPFRSDGADTGYASARTLLWLRWPSTGPAAPVSSAAEYGALIDDLVASGVISDPGMAYFDVRPSVKLPTLELRVCDSCPRLDTVLLVAALFRALVEREVEGLRAGRKGVEVLPTLTRAALWRAARSGLEEELVDVTVPQARPASELVGDFVNSLRPQLEETGDWDRVVELSAEATAHGSSAARQRQALGRRGRLTDVVDLLLAETAGRTEHLPDVEVPPPREPGPKSTGAGRTRRYWSARFWDRGDTADMTWTESTELDEKKLVEWRRDLHAHPELSFEERRTTGVVRDHLVGLGLEPVLMPGGTGLWCDVGPETGECIALRADLDALPVAETTGLPFESRVPGVSHACGHDAHTTMLMGAASVLTKYPPPTRVRLVFQPAEETTPGGAVDTIAAGALDGVSKIFALHCDPHLEVGKLSTRTGPITSSNDSVTVRLWSAGGHTARPHLTGDLIHATAVLVTGLASVLDRRIDARTATVLTWGKVAAGQVANSVPESGELVGTLRSASRETWASLEPLVTDAICHLLAPYNVRYELSYLRGVPPVVNDPDCTADLREAIESVVGFDHLAEAHQSSGGEDFAWYLEKVPGAMARLGVWDGTGTRQELHQPGFNLDERAMIHGVRTLVALTRLEDQSG from the coding sequence GTGCTCGCCAGCGACCCACGGAAAGTGGGCGTCGAGGAGGAATTCCACCTCATCGATCTGAAGACCCGGCGCCTGACCACCCGCGCGCCGGAGTTGCTGGCACGACTTCCCGACGACGTGTACGTCGACGAACTCCAGCAGTGCGTCGTCGAGGTCAACAGTGGTGTGTATGCCGACCTCGACGGCCTGCGGAGCGATCTGGAGCGACACCGCAGGCTGCTCGTCGACGCGGCCGAAGATCTCGGCATCGGCGTGGCGGCCGCGGGCTCGGTGCCGCTGGCGTTGCCCGCCGAGATGCACGTGACGGGAACGCAGCGCTACGGGCGCATGCTCGCCGACTATCAGGTGCTCGCCCGCGAGCAGTTGATCTGCGGCACGCAGGTTCACGTCGACCTGCCCGATCGTGACGAGGCCGTGCAGGTCGCGCACCGCGTTGCTCCGCACATGCCCGTCCTCCTCGCGCTCAGCGCGAGTTCCCCGTTCCGGTCCGACGGCGCGGACACCGGCTATGCCAGCGCGCGCACACTACTGTGGCTGCGCTGGCCCAGCACGGGTCCGGCCGCACCCGTCTCCTCGGCAGCCGAATACGGCGCCCTGATCGACGACCTGGTCGCCAGCGGGGTGATCAGCGATCCCGGCATGGCGTATTTCGACGTCCGGCCGTCGGTGAAGCTTCCGACCCTGGAGTTGCGGGTGTGCGACAGCTGCCCGCGACTGGACACGGTCCTGCTCGTCGCCGCCCTGTTCCGTGCGCTCGTGGAACGCGAGGTGGAGGGATTGCGCGCCGGGAGGAAGGGCGTCGAGGTACTCCCGACCCTGACGAGAGCGGCGCTGTGGCGGGCGGCCCGGTCGGGGTTGGAGGAGGAACTTGTCGACGTGACGGTTCCGCAGGCACGTCCTGCGTCGGAACTCGTCGGCGACTTCGTGAATTCGCTGCGCCCCCAGCTCGAGGAGACCGGTGACTGGGACCGCGTGGTGGAGTTGTCCGCCGAGGCGACCGCCCACGGGAGTTCCGCCGCCCGGCAACGTCAGGCGCTCGGTCGCCGAGGCCGGCTCACCGACGTGGTGGATCTGCTGCTGGCGGAGACGGCGGGCCGCACCGAGCATCTCCCCGACGTGGAAGTGCCGCCGCCGCGCGAACCCGGCCCGAAGTCGACCGGGGCGGGCCGGACCCGGAGATATTGGAGCGCGAGGTTCTGGGACCGCGGCGACACCGCCGACATGACCTGGACGGAGTCGACGGAGCTCGACGAGAAGAAGCTCGTCGAGTGGCGCCGCGACCTGCACGCGCATCCGGAACTGTCGTTCGAGGAACGCCGGACCACCGGAGTGGTGCGCGATCATCTCGTCGGTCTCGGGCTCGAACCCGTCCTGATGCCCGGCGGAACCGGCCTGTGGTGCGACGTCGGTCCGGAGACGGGCGAGTGCATCGCGCTGCGGGCCGACCTCGACGCGCTGCCGGTCGCCGAGACAACCGGTCTCCCGTTCGAGTCGAGGGTGCCCGGAGTGTCACACGCGTGCGGTCACGACGCCCACACGACGATGCTGATGGGCGCGGCATCCGTCCTGACGAAATACCCGCCGCCGACCCGCGTCCGTCTCGTCTTCCAGCCGGCGGAGGAGACCACCCCCGGCGGCGCGGTCGACACGATCGCCGCGGGCGCACTCGACGGGGTGTCGAAAATCTTTGCACTGCACTGCGACCCGCACCTCGAGGTCGGCAAACTGTCCACCCGGACGGGGCCGATCACGTCGTCCAACGACTCCGTCACGGTGCGGTTGTGGTCGGCGGGCGGCCACACCGCCCGACCTCACCTGACCGGCGATCTGATCCACGCGACCGCTGTCCTGGTGACCGGACTGGCGTCCGTACTCGACCGCCGGATCGACGCCCGCACCGCGACCGTCCTCACCTGGGGGAAGGTGGCCGCCGGGCAGGTCGCGAACTCCGTGCCCGAGTCGGGTGAACTGGTGGGCACCCTGCGCAGCGCGTCCCGCGAGACGTGGGCGTCGCTCGAACCGCTGGTTACGGACGCGATCTGCCACCTGCTCGCACCGTACAACGTGCGGTACGAACTCTCCTACCTGCGGGGCGTCCCGCCCGTCGTCAACGATCCCGACTGCACCGCCGACCTACGGGAGGCGATCGAATCGGTCGTCGGCTTCGACCACCTGGCCGAGGCTCATCAGTCCAGCGGCGGCGAGGATTTCGCGTGGTATCTGGAGAAGGTTCCGGGCGCGATGGCCAGACTCGGGGTGTGGGACGGGACCGGCACCCGGCAGGAGCTTCACCAGCCGGGTTTCAACCTCGACGAGCGCGCGATGATTCACGGGGTCCGAACGCTGGTGGCGCTCACCCGGCTCGAAGACCAGTCCGGGTGA
- a CDS encoding iron-siderophore ABC transporter substrate-binding protein has product MWVRTLDRRKFLTVSAGVGLAGVAAACSSGTAADTEGGTRAATHKKGTTEVPDNPRRIVTVGYSDQDTLLAFGRQPVGVTDWYGDYPDATWPWAQDALSRTHPEVFNRGQFTGEANFAYEAIAKLDPDLILALYIDVDDDAYRRLSAIAPTVTTSPDYPDFGMPWQDAVRIVGTTLGEDGKANHLVAGVDDLVAQQRAAHPEFEGKSVAVAELGDASTFYVRSPNDPRSRLMTSLGFVVPERIAQLAGDQDAFTIRKEQFDTVDVDVLVWNVGSSPGAEAQITADPVYQSLPVAKAGRAVFVDDPTVSGALTWGTVLSLPYAVEALVPKLAEAAAKSA; this is encoded by the coding sequence ATGTGGGTGCGAACGCTCGACCGTCGCAAGTTCCTGACCGTGAGCGCCGGGGTCGGCCTGGCCGGCGTAGCCGCAGCATGTTCCTCGGGAACCGCAGCAGACACCGAAGGCGGCACCCGGGCGGCGACGCACAAGAAGGGAACGACCGAAGTCCCGGACAACCCCCGGCGCATCGTCACGGTCGGCTACTCCGACCAGGACACGCTCCTCGCGTTCGGACGTCAGCCGGTCGGCGTCACCGACTGGTACGGCGACTACCCAGACGCCACGTGGCCCTGGGCCCAGGACGCGCTGAGCCGGACGCACCCCGAGGTCTTCAACCGCGGACAGTTCACCGGCGAGGCCAATTTCGCGTACGAGGCCATCGCGAAACTCGATCCCGACCTGATCCTCGCGCTGTACATCGACGTCGACGACGACGCGTATCGACGACTCTCGGCGATCGCGCCCACCGTGACGACATCGCCGGACTACCCCGATTTCGGCATGCCGTGGCAGGACGCAGTCCGGATCGTCGGCACCACCCTCGGTGAGGACGGGAAGGCGAACCACCTCGTCGCCGGTGTGGACGACTTGGTGGCGCAGCAGCGCGCCGCCCACCCCGAATTCGAGGGCAAGTCGGTCGCGGTCGCCGAACTGGGCGACGCAAGCACGTTCTACGTCCGCTCCCCGAACGACCCGCGTTCACGGCTGATGACGTCGCTCGGGTTCGTCGTCCCGGAGCGGATCGCGCAACTCGCAGGCGATCAGGATGCGTTCACCATCCGCAAGGAGCAGTTCGACACCGTCGACGTCGACGTCCTCGTCTGGAACGTGGGCAGCAGTCCCGGCGCCGAAGCGCAGATCACCGCCGACCCCGTCTATCAGTCGCTACCGGTGGCGAAGGCGGGACGGGCCGTGTTCGTCGACGACCCCACCGTCTCCGGCGCGCTCACCTGGGGCACCGTCCTCAGCCTCCCGTACGCCGTCGAGGCACTCGTACCGAAACTGGCCGAGGCCGCCGCCAAATCGGCTTGA
- a CDS encoding DUF4193 domain-containing protein yields MATDYDAPRVTVDDELAADSLEELKTRRNDSQSSVVDVEETDTAESFELPGADLSGEELTVRVVPKRADEFTCSSCFLVHHRSRLASEEGGQLICRDCA; encoded by the coding sequence ATGGCAACCGACTACGACGCACCACGGGTTACCGTCGACGACGAACTCGCCGCGGACTCGCTCGAAGAATTGAAGACACGGAGGAACGACTCACAGTCGTCCGTCGTCGACGTCGAGGAGACCGACACGGCGGAGTCCTTCGAACTGCCCGGCGCCGACCTGTCCGGTGAGGAACTCACGGTCCGCGTCGTTCCGAAGAGGGCCGACGAATTCACTTGCAGCAGTTGCTTCCTGGTCCATCATCGGTCGCGTCTCGCGTCCGAAGAGGGCGGGCAGCTGATTTGCCGCGACTGCGCATAG
- a CDS encoding SRPBCC family protein gives MAEVSRTFTVAAPLEKVVAYLRDFANTEAWDPGTDTCEQTTLGPVAVGTEWHNVSSFFGRTTELTYRMTRDDPDHVVFEGRNGTAATSDDLAFEKVDDASTSITYRARLEFTGLARFADPVARLAFEVLAAKTVTQMTGVLEAR, from the coding sequence GTGGCCGAGGTCAGTAGAACGTTCACCGTCGCCGCACCGCTCGAGAAAGTCGTCGCGTACCTGCGCGACTTCGCGAACACCGAGGCCTGGGATCCCGGGACCGACACGTGCGAGCAGACCACCCTCGGTCCGGTGGCGGTGGGCACGGAATGGCACAACGTGTCGTCGTTCTTCGGCCGCACCACCGAACTCACCTACCGCATGACCCGCGACGACCCCGATCACGTCGTCTTCGAGGGTCGCAACGGCACCGCAGCCACGTCGGACGATCTGGCGTTCGAGAAGGTGGACGACGCCTCGACGTCGATCACCTACCGCGCCCGTCTCGAATTCACCGGCCTGGCGCGATTCGCCGACCCCGTCGCCCGCCTCGCATTCGAGGTGCTCGCGGCCAAAACCGTCACACAGATGACCGGGGTCCTCGAAGCGAGGTAA